A stretch of the Nitratifractor salsuginis DSM 16511 genome encodes the following:
- a CDS encoding TraR/DksA family transcriptional regulator: MTREEKIEFKKSIEREIETLSEEIERLQASLYPERGEGPSDKVAHISFKQDQQVHIQRYNEAVKRLNRLKQAYARIDTPEYGICRECEEPIPLERLRLAPESLYCVACMEELGL; the protein is encoded by the coding sequence GTGACACGGGAAGAGAAAATCGAATTCAAAAAGAGCATTGAGCGGGAGATCGAGACCCTTTCCGAGGAAATCGAACGGCTCCAGGCCTCCCTCTACCCCGAGCGGGGCGAAGGCCCTAGCGACAAGGTCGCCCATATCAGTTTCAAACAGGATCAGCAGGTCCATATCCAGCGCTACAACGAGGCGGTCAAGCGCCTCAACCGCCTCAAACAGGCTTATGCCCGGATCGATACACCCGAATACGGCATCTGCCGCGAATGCGAAGAGCCCATCCCCCTCGAGCGTTTGCGCCTCGCTCCCGAATCGCTCTACTGCGTCGCCTGTATGGAGGAGCTGGGGCTCTGA
- a CDS encoding bifunctional 3,4-dihydroxy-2-butanone 4-phosphate synthase/GTP cyclohydrolase II encodes MSEAIQRVERAIDEIKKGRMVIMMDDEDRENEGDLVYAATFSTPEKVNFMAKEARGLICAPVTREIAQRLDLVPMVERNDSQHETAFTVSIDAANARTGISAAERSECISLLASPISKPEDFVRPGHIFPLIAKDGGVLVRTGHTEGSIDLCKLAGLAPVAVICEIIKDDGTMARRDDLREFSKRHDMPIVYISDLVEYRLANEKLVKRLDEEEIEFRGVKVTKIRYEDHLRRIHTVIQFYKIHESENVRFHNIGPDIDLILDDKRYRAMENAIDYLKHNGGLLIFLDSKTVSKEQAKEIGVGAQILQDLGVRSIKLLTTNVETEFVGLSGFGLDVVEKIDIG; translated from the coding sequence ATGTCTGAAGCGATTCAACGTGTCGAGCGGGCCATCGACGAGATCAAAAAGGGCCGTATGGTCATTATGATGGATGATGAGGACCGGGAAAACGAGGGGGACCTGGTCTATGCTGCCACCTTCAGCACCCCTGAGAAGGTCAACTTTATGGCCAAAGAGGCGAGGGGGCTCATCTGCGCTCCCGTAACCCGGGAGATCGCTCAGCGCCTCGATCTGGTCCCGATGGTCGAGCGCAACGACTCCCAGCACGAGACCGCCTTCACCGTCAGTATTGATGCCGCCAATGCCCGCACCGGGATCTCCGCCGCGGAGCGGAGTGAATGCATCAGTCTGCTGGCCTCCCCCATCAGCAAGCCGGAGGATTTCGTCCGGCCGGGGCATATCTTCCCCCTCATCGCCAAGGATGGAGGCGTGTTGGTACGCACGGGACATACCGAAGGCTCCATCGACCTGTGCAAACTGGCCGGCCTGGCCCCCGTGGCGGTGATCTGTGAAATCATCAAAGACGACGGCACGATGGCCCGCCGTGACGATCTGCGGGAGTTTTCCAAGCGCCACGATATGCCCATCGTCTACATCTCCGATCTGGTGGAATACCGCCTGGCCAACGAGAAGCTGGTCAAACGCCTCGACGAAGAGGAGATAGAGTTTCGCGGAGTCAAAGTGACGAAGATCCGCTACGAAGACCACCTGAGGCGCATCCACACCGTGATCCAGTTCTACAAGATCCACGAAAGCGAAAACGTCCGCTTCCACAACATCGGCCCCGACATCGACCTGATTCTGGACGACAAACGCTACCGGGCTATGGAGAATGCCATCGACTATCTCAAACACAACGGCGGCCTGCTGATCTTCCTCGATTCCAAGACCGTCTCCAAAGAACAGGCCAAAGAGATCGGCGTCGGTGCCCAGATCCTCCAGGACCTGGGTGTCCGCAGCATCAAACTCCTGACGACCAATGTGGAGACGGAGTTTGTGGGGCTTAGCGGGTTTGGATTGGATGTGGTGGAAAAGATCGATATCGGGTAG
- a CDS encoding CRISPR-associated endoribonuclease Cas6: MIVIRATLPSKNLPVRRVLAKLFQSYVYKHLPAKEHQGYKHPSGKVFKSMNFKILYKDYNLIIKYVSHNKNYERRIAEAVLIDGLKLGEIHIASTELSLHNREIELGKKIKVQGYVAAAIKDGHSNKKIYLEPKTHKYQEIIHKHTEQKYQALFGKPYEGDLKIKLLYQSRKPKRFFYNKGAIVVWHGVYEIEAEEKMLKLILDTGLGAHAMQGVGFVEVV; this comes from the coding sequence ATGATAGTAATACGAGCCACTTTGCCTAGTAAGAATTTGCCGGTACGTCGTGTATTGGCAAAGTTGTTTCAATCTTATGTCTATAAACATCTTCCAGCAAAAGAGCATCAGGGATACAAACACCCAAGTGGCAAAGTGTTTAAATCAATGAATTTTAAAATTCTTTATAAAGATTATAATCTTATAATTAAATATGTTTCCCACAATAAAAATTATGAAAGAAGAATTGCAGAGGCGGTACTTATTGATGGATTGAAATTGGGAGAAATTCATATTGCAAGTACAGAACTCTCTTTGCACAATAGAGAGATTGAATTAGGAAAAAAAATTAAGGTACAAGGTTATGTCGCTGCGGCGATCAAAGACGGACATTCGAATAAAAAGATTTATCTTGAGCCTAAAACGCATAAATATCAAGAGATCATCCATAAACATACAGAACAAAAGTATCAAGCTCTTTTCGGTAAGCCTTATGAGGGAGATCTAAAAATTAAGCTTTTGTATCAAAGTAGAAAGCCAAAAAGATTTTTTTATAACAAGGGTGCAATCGTTGTCTGGCACGGAGTGTATGAGATCGAAGCGGAAGAGAAGATGCTGAAGCTGATCCTTGATACCGGACTCGGAGCCCACGCGATGCAGGGGGTGGGATTTGTGGAAGTTGTATAA
- a CDS encoding nucleotidyltransferase family protein — protein sequence MAYLKTLKPELEKEGIISLGLFGSFVKKSADEKSDIDIVIETTDRFVQKYRGWSAFAYIDEHLRNRIEEKFHRKVDIFDKNSDSPLKKRILEEVCYV from the coding sequence GTGGCATATCTCAAAACGCTGAAGCCGGAACTCGAAAAAGAGGGAATTATTTCGCTCGGTCTTTTCGGCAGTTTTGTAAAAAAGAGTGCCGATGAGAAGAGCGATATCGATATCGTAATAGAAACGACAGACAGATTTGTACAGAAGTACAGGGGCTGGAGTGCGTTTGCCTATATTGACGAACATCTTCGAAACAGAATCGAAGAGAAGTTTCACAGAAAAGTGGATATTTTCGACAAAAACAGCGATTCTCCTCTGAAAAAGAGGATTTTGGAAGAAGTTTGTTATGTCTGA
- a CDS encoding HepT-like ribonuclease domain-containing protein, protein MSERELQRLGTILEKIEMIENIVQKYSFVSKALEDELLAKPAILMHLTSIAEQFSKLRNSEIVEKFDPSDIKGAVATRNFIAHDYDGVNLSVIEMTIRERLPVVKGVIEAILEDRNG, encoded by the coding sequence ATGTCTGAAAGGGAACTGCAACGACTTGGGACTATTTTGGAGAAGATCGAAATGATTGAGAATATCGTACAAAAATACAGTTTTGTCTCCAAAGCGCTTGAGGATGAATTACTGGCAAAACCGGCTATATTGATGCATCTAACCTCCATAGCGGAACAGTTTTCGAAACTCAGAAATTCTGAAATAGTAGAAAAATTTGATCCATCAGACATCAAGGGTGCTGTAGCGACGCGTAACTTTATTGCACACGATTATGACGGAGTCAATTTGAGCGTGATTGAAATGACAATACGCGAGAGATTGCCGGTGGTAAAAGGGGTAATAGAGGCCATCTTGGAGGATCGGAATGGGTGA